Proteins encoded by one window of Lacipirellulaceae bacterium:
- a CDS encoding O-antigen ligase family protein, whose protein sequence is MIPHPVKLIRYGSIFLLVAAHLQAVMPMLAPISMVLFVVVHAPALRFYRQIPAAVQVAAIFVVYTFGLLFLHNMLGDYRVLDFLRANGRVVYMLCLFLFVSHLKPSVDIERPLFYSLIIVTAGIAALALYSRFVSVITVGEMPLSTKRSITGFFENHNTMSGLLGAVLALGGASWLHRLEGRTPNFINRFSLAIGFFLLIAFASSLSRSYTLGLLATGLLLIWRVPDPRVRKNCLIGGGFAGVILAGYVLVNRSEQIDSDNISNRGVLYTRAVGLIRQSPIIGIGPGGFEEIHAVRKPIVPGLITLRHSGTASEERYHHSREGIYGAHVHNTYLQLLCDVGFVGAFLLAAVFWLAFRDYRRLASIDSEEPYEEVPDESDDQVEIPPWYQSYEHAAWNSKATWSTLAFLAVAGVFVNWCFSSPPYTIGLYMCLGRLVAQTAAVKAMIYDEYESPESFAELQCFEAATT, encoded by the coding sequence ATGATTCCTCATCCCGTAAAACTGATACGCTACGGGTCGATTTTTCTGCTGGTAGCTGCTCACCTGCAAGCGGTGATGCCGATGTTGGCGCCGATCTCGATGGTGCTGTTCGTCGTTGTTCACGCCCCCGCCTTGAGGTTCTACCGACAGATCCCCGCGGCAGTCCAAGTAGCAGCGATATTCGTTGTCTACACGTTCGGTTTGCTATTCCTGCACAACATGCTTGGTGACTACAGAGTGTTGGATTTTCTGCGGGCTAACGGGCGAGTTGTTTATATGCTGTGCCTGTTCCTGTTCGTCAGTCACCTGAAGCCTTCGGTCGACATCGAACGCCCCCTCTTCTATTCGCTGATTATCGTGACCGCGGGAATCGCCGCTTTGGCACTCTATAGCCGATTCGTAAGCGTGATAACCGTTGGCGAGATGCCACTGAGTACCAAACGCTCGATCACCGGGTTCTTTGAAAACCACAACACGATGTCTGGGTTGTTAGGCGCTGTACTTGCTCTAGGCGGGGCGAGCTGGCTCCATCGCTTGGAGGGCCGGACCCCGAATTTTATCAATCGATTCTCGTTGGCCATTGGCTTCTTCTTGCTGATCGCTTTTGCTTCTTCGCTCTCGCGTAGTTACACGCTGGGACTGTTGGCTACGGGATTATTGCTCATTTGGCGAGTTCCTGACCCGCGGGTTCGCAAGAACTGCCTGATCGGTGGCGGGTTTGCGGGGGTGATTCTGGCCGGCTACGTCTTAGTGAATCGAAGTGAGCAGATCGATAGCGACAACATCAGTAATCGCGGCGTGCTTTACACCCGAGCGGTCGGTCTGATACGGCAGAGTCCCATCATTGGGATCGGCCCCGGAGGGTTTGAGGAAATCCACGCCGTTAGAAAGCCAATTGTGCCGGGTCTGATTACGCTGCGACACTCGGGGACCGCTTCCGAGGAGCGTTACCATCACAGCCGCGAAGGGATCTACGGAGCACACGTTCACAACACTTACTTGCAGTTATTGTGTGACGTTGGTTTTGTGGGGGCTTTTTTACTTGCTGCCGTATTTTGGCTAGCCTTTCGCGATTATCGGAGGCTCGCTTCTATCGACTCCGAAGAACCTTATGAAGAAGTTCCTGATGAAAGTGACGACCAAGTAGAGATCCCTCCTTGGTACCAGAGCTACGAACATGCGGCCTGGAATTCGAAAGCGACTTGGTCGACTTTAGCATTCTTAGCCGTCGCGGGTGTGTTTGTTAATTGGTGCTTCAGCTCCCCTCCCTATACCATAGGACTCTACATGTGTTTGGGGCGCCTCGTCGCACAGACGGCCGCCGTGAAGGCGATGATTTATGATGAGTACGAATCTCCCGAGTCGTTTGCTGAGCTTCAGTGTTTCGAAGCAGCGACGACTTAA
- a CDS encoding glycosyltransferase: MASVESQTEDKIATSSGEGVRGPDPLRTIQIIESANAGVARHTLDLCEGLAERGCDVHLIYSPVRTDRLFEQGLARITAHPQVTSAECPIRRSVHPSDYVAANYVRRYAKKHGPFDVIHGHSSKAGAVGRLAAWRLKIPAIYTPHAIGTMNPLISRKARWLIGTIERQLSRVPGRLIALSPEEHHHLLGLGIKDCHIEVISNGIADTALPSKEEARNTLGLPADAPIVGFIGRLSKQKAVDVLVAGFAQVVSENVDARLAIIGTGELESQLREQAESLGVADRIDWLGHQDGFASMPAFDVFALPSRYEGLPYVLMEAVFAGLPIVASDLASSSLLLESGENGWVVPSEDPASLAEAITKLLANPEQRKAFGKASRLRAADFTIDKMVDKTLALYRQLAMQSR, translated from the coding sequence ATGGCCTCCGTTGAGTCACAAACTGAAGATAAAATCGCTACATCAAGTGGCGAAGGTGTCCGGGGTCCAGATCCGCTGCGGACGATTCAAATCATTGAGTCCGCGAATGCGGGAGTGGCACGTCATACGCTCGATCTGTGCGAAGGACTGGCCGAGCGAGGTTGCGACGTTCATCTGATCTATTCCCCAGTGCGAACCGATCGACTGTTCGAACAAGGGCTTGCCCGCATCACCGCACACCCACAAGTGACGTCAGCGGAGTGCCCGATTCGGCGTTCCGTCCACCCGAGTGATTACGTCGCCGCGAATTATGTGCGGCGTTATGCCAAAAAGCATGGTCCGTTCGATGTGATTCACGGTCATAGCAGCAAAGCAGGGGCTGTGGGACGTCTGGCGGCATGGAGGCTCAAGATCCCCGCCATCTATACGCCACACGCGATTGGGACGATGAATCCGCTGATCAGTCGCAAGGCGCGATGGTTGATCGGGACTATCGAGCGGCAGCTCTCGCGAGTGCCGGGGAGACTAATCGCTCTTTCGCCTGAAGAGCATCACCATCTGTTGGGATTAGGGATCAAGGATTGTCACATCGAGGTGATCTCCAACGGCATCGCCGATACTGCGCTACCGAGCAAGGAGGAAGCGAGAAACACCCTAGGCTTGCCAGCGGACGCCCCGATCGTCGGATTCATCGGTAGACTCTCCAAGCAGAAAGCTGTCGATGTGTTGGTTGCTGGATTTGCCCAAGTTGTTTCTGAGAATGTGGACGCTCGACTGGCCATCATCGGCACGGGAGAGTTAGAGTCGCAGCTTCGTGAGCAGGCGGAAAGCTTGGGTGTTGCTGATCGCATTGATTGGCTAGGTCATCAAGATGGTTTTGCCAGCATGCCCGCGTTTGATGTGTTCGCACTTCCTAGCCGCTACGAGGGCTTACCTTACGTTCTGATGGAAGCCGTTTTTGCAGGCCTTCCGATTGTCGCCAGCGATCTGGCGAGTTCCAGCTTGCTACTTGAATCGGGTGAGAACGGTTGGGTGGTGCCTAGCGAAGATCCGGCGTCACTTGCCGAAGCGATCACCAAATTGCTCGCAAACCCCGAACAAAGAAAAGCGTTTGGCAAGGCGTCACGGCTGAGGGCTGCGGACTTTACCATCGACAAGATGGTGGACAAAACGCTCGCGCTCTATCGCCAACTTGCTATGCAATCGAGATGA
- a CDS encoding polysaccharide biosynthesis/export family protein: MATTQKLIGTLLAVLTACHVGCTTFANKAVPAGRVPVNLLGESETAKVPINLAALRQTPPDQHIVGAGDHLGIYVFGVLPPNDEQTIIHPERFQSNIYYPPNGLSDSPSTGVPVEVSADGNLYLPLIDPIPVTGLTIQQTAQAVVKAYGDKQLLKKGRERVTITLIKPRVVRVLVMRGDTPGQPVLKLRGQQVLSKQGSAAVVDLPAFQNDLLHALSTTGGLPGVDAHNCIWILRNHKPNPTAFTEAQMQIDGGADPGVVLASFSPEYTRTKIPLRVCPGQALPFAPSDVVLNEGDVVFLEPRVNDFFYTGGMLPPGEIPLPRDRDIDVMEAIAIATGGVASPLQGGNGSQNFLQRGAGPGNTSIPPSRVIILRKLADGQQLRIQVDLRKALHDSRERLKILPEDFVMLQYTPGQQLANTLTHWFNWNLTAVPTQLD, translated from the coding sequence ATGGCCACGACGCAAAAACTTATCGGAACTCTGCTCGCTGTCTTGACTGCTTGTCATGTCGGTTGCACGACATTCGCTAACAAAGCGGTTCCAGCAGGTCGGGTCCCGGTCAACCTGTTGGGGGAATCAGAAACCGCTAAGGTACCCATCAATCTGGCTGCCCTACGTCAGACTCCGCCGGATCAACATATTGTGGGGGCAGGGGATCATTTAGGCATCTACGTTTTCGGCGTGTTGCCCCCCAATGATGAGCAGACCATCATTCACCCCGAACGGTTCCAATCGAATATCTACTATCCGCCAAATGGTCTTTCGGATTCCCCTTCGACGGGCGTGCCTGTGGAAGTTTCCGCGGATGGAAATCTCTACCTTCCACTGATCGATCCGATCCCCGTAACCGGACTGACGATCCAGCAGACTGCACAAGCCGTGGTCAAAGCCTACGGCGATAAGCAGCTTCTGAAGAAGGGACGTGAGCGAGTCACGATCACCCTTATCAAGCCGCGGGTTGTTCGCGTCCTGGTGATGCGTGGCGACACCCCAGGCCAACCTGTGCTGAAACTCCGTGGGCAGCAAGTGCTTTCCAAGCAGGGAAGCGCTGCCGTGGTCGACCTGCCGGCTTTCCAGAACGATCTGCTCCACGCTCTTTCCACCACCGGGGGTTTGCCGGGTGTGGATGCTCACAACTGCATTTGGATTCTACGAAACCATAAGCCGAATCCCACAGCCTTTACTGAAGCTCAGATGCAAATCGACGGCGGGGCCGACCCGGGTGTCGTACTCGCGAGCTTCAGTCCTGAGTACACGCGTACAAAAATTCCCCTGCGTGTCTGCCCAGGCCAAGCATTGCCTTTCGCTCCTAGCGATGTGGTCCTCAACGAAGGGGATGTCGTCTTCCTCGAACCTCGCGTGAACGATTTCTTCTACACCGGCGGCATGCTTCCTCCTGGTGAGATTCCGCTACCCCGAGATCGCGATATTGACGTTATGGAGGCGATCGCGATCGCCACTGGCGGCGTCGCTTCACCTCTGCAAGGTGGAAACGGCAGCCAGAACTTCTTGCAACGCGGTGCCGGTCCTGGCAATACTTCGATCCCACCAAGTCGCGTCATCATCCTGCGTAAGCTGGCCGATGGTCAGCAGCTACGTATTCAAGTTGACCTGCGAAAAGCGTTGCACGATTCTCGCGAGCGGCTCAAAATTCTGCCCGAGGACTTTGTCATGCTGCAGTACACACCTGGCCAGCAGCTTGCCAACACTCTGACCCACTGGTTTAACTGGAACCTCACCGCCGTTCCTACACAACTGGACTAG
- a CDS encoding sulfotransferase domain-containing protein: MTVGASPQLKKPNFFLIGAPKCGTTSLALYLSGHPNLFFCDPKEPFYWNSDYPELRRKEHLHTLAEYEALFSEVSEQETIVAEGSTTYLSSQTAVREILDYNPDALFLAMLRNPVEAMRSFHSELVYTSNEEVEDFEEAWNLQSRRAAGESIPKLCREPTWLQYRKMGSYASQVRRFFELVPEAQRRVFLFDDYSVDTPGTYRQVLEFLGLPDDNRQTFPRLKQSRKKRFEFVHRFFRVPPKPLEPIAIRVRRYVANQHSGPVGAAKKLFVKSHKRPPLREEFVEYLKNEFHDDVMELSELLGRDLSHWVD, encoded by the coding sequence GTGACCGTCGGCGCCAGTCCGCAACTAAAGAAGCCCAACTTCTTTCTCATCGGCGCACCAAAGTGTGGGACGACTTCTTTGGCGTTGTACTTGTCGGGACATCCGAACTTGTTCTTCTGCGACCCGAAAGAACCCTTCTACTGGAATAGTGATTATCCCGAGTTGCGTCGCAAGGAGCATCTGCACACGCTTGCGGAATACGAGGCGTTATTCTCAGAAGTGTCAGAGCAAGAAACGATTGTTGCTGAAGGGTCGACGACTTACCTAAGTTCCCAAACGGCAGTTCGCGAGATCCTGGATTACAACCCGGACGCCCTTTTCTTAGCGATGCTTCGCAATCCGGTGGAAGCGATGCGGTCGTTCCATAGCGAGTTGGTCTATACGTCGAATGAAGAGGTTGAAGATTTCGAGGAGGCTTGGAATCTTCAATCCCGTCGTGCTGCAGGCGAGTCGATTCCTAAGCTTTGCCGCGAACCGACGTGGCTGCAATATCGCAAGATGGGTAGCTATGCGAGCCAGGTTCGGCGGTTCTTTGAGCTCGTCCCCGAAGCACAGAGACGCGTATTCCTGTTTGACGACTACTCCGTGGATACGCCAGGCACTTATCGGCAGGTCTTGGAGTTTCTTGGCTTGCCGGACGACAATCGGCAGACGTTTCCGCGTCTGAAACAGTCGCGTAAGAAGCGATTCGAGTTTGTGCATCGTTTCTTTCGCGTACCTCCCAAGCCGTTGGAACCAATCGCGATTCGCGTGCGTCGCTACGTTGCTAATCAGCACTCCGGCCCGGTTGGTGCTGCGAAGAAGCTGTTTGTTAAGTCTCACAAACGACCTCCTCTACGCGAAGAGTTTGTGGAATACCTCAAGAATGAGTTTCACGACGACGTCATGGAGTTGAGTGAACTGCTGGGACGCGATCTGTCGCACTGGGTAGACTAG
- a CDS encoding sulfotransferase, with translation MQESKPNFMLIGAARSGTTAIARFLEQHPEVFVCDPKEPHFLALGKSDTEFKGPGDELMMNRVLVRDVDEYSKLFLPDRPCKAIGEGSVSTLYYAQESIPAIKEHASSAKLIAVLRNPIDRAYSSFMYTTSRGFEPLEDFEQALDEEPNRIEQDWHHIWHYTQMGFYTSQLEAFFEQFDRQQIKIVLFDDFQAKPAEVLSDLFQFLGVDSAFQPDVNAEVNRSGVPRNRIIGGAINFVYRQWYLKNMLKAIIPPSMRDSIRNASLSRPAMSSRAYARLSELYSEEITSLSKLLDRDLTAWLENETVAG, from the coding sequence ATGCAAGAATCGAAGCCAAATTTCATGTTAATCGGTGCCGCCAGGAGTGGCACGACGGCGATCGCTCGATTCTTGGAACAACACCCTGAAGTGTTTGTCTGTGATCCGAAAGAGCCACACTTCTTGGCATTGGGAAAGAGCGACACTGAGTTCAAAGGTCCCGGCGATGAACTGATGATGAATCGTGTCCTCGTTCGGGACGTTGATGAATATAGCAAGCTTTTTCTACCGGATCGTCCTTGCAAAGCGATTGGTGAGGGGTCGGTCTCAACGCTCTATTACGCCCAAGAATCCATCCCGGCGATCAAGGAGCATGCCTCGTCCGCGAAGCTGATAGCCGTCCTGCGAAACCCGATTGACCGTGCCTACTCGAGCTTCATGTACACGACTTCACGTGGGTTCGAGCCGCTGGAGGATTTTGAACAGGCCCTTGATGAGGAACCCAATCGAATCGAGCAAGATTGGCACCACATCTGGCATTACACGCAAATGGGTTTTTACACTTCGCAGCTTGAAGCGTTTTTTGAGCAGTTTGACCGCCAGCAAATCAAGATCGTTCTGTTTGACGATTTCCAAGCGAAGCCGGCAGAGGTGCTATCCGACCTGTTTCAGTTTTTGGGAGTCGATTCCGCGTTTCAACCCGACGTGAATGCCGAGGTCAACCGATCAGGTGTGCCCCGGAACCGGATCATCGGCGGGGCGATCAACTTTGTTTACCGGCAGTGGTATCTGAAAAACATGCTCAAGGCAATCATTCCGCCTAGCATGCGTGACTCGATACGCAACGCAAGCCTGTCCCGCCCCGCCATGTCTTCGCGAGCTTACGCTCGGCTGTCGGAACTCTACTCCGAGGAGATAACCTCGCTCAGCAAGCTGCTCGACCGTGACCTGACAGCTTGGCTTGAGAACGAGACTGTGGCAGGCTAG
- a CDS encoding oligosaccharide flippase family protein, which produces MAEAQAVSDTKVSVLKRVGGNTLWVAAGRFADMLAVVLTNMVLARWLSREDFKTFFVVFNVVSLLSICGTLGLNRSIVKFISEGLAAKSPERAASTLRWAIGATLLGSLLFAGVMTAVTIRFFYEEPSAWLAVGLAASVVFRALQRVVTEALRGYHEIRGASLFAGQNAGQAAGPVADFVFLLFVVAAWLLGFVDPSLSAVVVLNLMSVVATLPLSVWVLHRVRESSFAANETTEGEPKSLGAEPTSYAASSSWKDLLRVSFGILVTQFFIFLIWNSDVWLSEYLDEKSAADFVAARGLLMMVMLPLSLINMAVLSSIPELFSQKKFEQLEKVLRTGSFLAGIPALAVILFVFFFAQPILTLYYGPKYPEGGGLLSILVLGRILNAFAGVASFALMMTGFQRIHSVISAVASAVLWLAGPYAAVHYGAEGLAIVSAAVFTLHHAAIWLAVKKYVGVWSHLQIPGRLRQRIGLHKVANSEPA; this is translated from the coding sequence ATGGCGGAGGCGCAGGCGGTTAGTGACACGAAAGTCAGCGTGCTGAAGCGAGTGGGCGGAAACACCCTCTGGGTCGCTGCTGGCCGGTTTGCAGACATGCTCGCGGTTGTGCTGACGAACATGGTTCTCGCACGATGGCTTTCTCGCGAAGACTTCAAGACGTTTTTCGTTGTCTTCAACGTTGTCTCGCTGTTAAGTATTTGCGGCACGCTTGGCCTCAATCGCTCGATCGTCAAGTTTATTTCCGAGGGGCTGGCGGCGAAAAGTCCTGAGAGGGCAGCAAGTACGCTTCGTTGGGCAATCGGTGCGACGCTGCTGGGTTCGCTCCTGTTCGCTGGTGTGATGACGGCAGTGACAATACGCTTCTTTTACGAGGAGCCCTCCGCATGGCTTGCGGTCGGACTGGCAGCGTCGGTCGTCTTTCGGGCACTTCAACGCGTCGTTACCGAAGCGTTAAGAGGTTATCACGAAATCCGTGGAGCTTCGCTCTTTGCAGGCCAAAATGCGGGACAAGCCGCCGGGCCGGTTGCTGACTTCGTGTTTCTCCTATTCGTCGTTGCAGCCTGGCTGCTGGGCTTCGTCGATCCGAGCCTGTCTGCCGTGGTCGTGCTTAATCTCATGTCGGTTGTTGCAACCCTACCGTTGAGTGTCTGGGTGCTGCATCGTGTGCGCGAATCGAGCTTCGCAGCCAACGAAACAACTGAGGGTGAGCCCAAATCTCTTGGAGCAGAACCGACTTCGTACGCTGCGAGTTCGAGTTGGAAAGACCTGCTCAGGGTCTCATTCGGGATCCTTGTGACCCAGTTCTTCATCTTCCTCATTTGGAATTCTGATGTCTGGCTTTCCGAATACCTCGACGAGAAGTCGGCGGCTGACTTTGTGGCAGCTCGTGGCTTGCTGATGATGGTGATGTTGCCATTGAGTTTGATCAACATGGCGGTGTTGTCTTCGATTCCCGAATTGTTCAGCCAAAAGAAGTTCGAGCAACTTGAGAAAGTACTACGGACTGGTTCATTCCTCGCGGGGATTCCAGCGTTGGCAGTCATTCTGTTTGTTTTCTTTTTTGCACAACCAATCCTCACGCTGTACTACGGACCGAAGTACCCCGAGGGTGGTGGCCTGCTCTCGATTCTTGTTCTGGGCCGAATCCTTAACGCTTTTGCCGGTGTTGCTAGTTTTGCGCTCATGATGACCGGCTTCCAACGTATCCATTCGGTGATCAGTGCGGTTGCATCAGCCGTACTTTGGCTTGCAGGCCCCTACGCGGCGGTACATTATGGAGCAGAAGGGCTGGCGATCGTCTCTGCGGCGGTGTTTACCCTGCACCACGCAGCGATTTGGCTTGCCGTGAAGAAATACGTAGGTGTCTGGTCGCATCTACAGATACCCGGCCGTTTGCGTCAAAGGATTGGCTTACACAAGGTTGCGAATAGCGAACCCGCATGA
- a CDS encoding FAD-dependent oxidoreductase translates to MSVRVAILGAGPGGLSLARRLSDYEGVDVDLYEKEANVGGMHKSPEFDGLFYDVGTFLFHEGHGLIETFPETRDLYVEAEYKPLSITPKGGYDRYPLSVGGYLRDNGPLVAVMSGFDLLASKLLHRRRDTVPAYAKYYTGGTIYRRSGLQEYVNRLHDAPDTELDVKFAQRRMHVLSRQSLRKLAMKAFSRGYRKKAAKSFQQRLVRPKEGMAFLYEKMLEIVERQGVQVLTNCQVESVRREGEEFVLVHSGGQEERYDRIISTIPMPVMSRLIGREPETNIENRDLISLFYRGKFVNQAAAFFNFTYSGKWKRITVFSKFYGMEEGQDYFTVEVTAQDASSGAVDEARRDFEEHARKFNLLEGEPEYVGSEITPRAYPIYRRGQMPAIEREKQALRDFGIDLVGRQGNFEYVISDVVAQRAHTLVDKMAGELELTAAS, encoded by the coding sequence ATGAGTGTTCGAGTTGCGATTCTTGGAGCAGGCCCTGGGGGCTTGTCGCTTGCGCGGAGACTTTCCGACTACGAAGGCGTTGATGTTGACCTCTACGAGAAAGAAGCAAACGTCGGAGGCATGCATAAGAGTCCTGAGTTCGATGGCCTCTTCTACGATGTGGGGACGTTCCTTTTTCACGAAGGGCACGGCCTGATCGAAACCTTTCCTGAGACTCGCGACCTGTACGTCGAAGCGGAGTACAAGCCGCTCTCGATTACGCCCAAGGGAGGCTACGACCGCTACCCGTTGAGCGTGGGCGGGTATCTGCGAGATAATGGTCCTTTGGTCGCCGTGATGTCGGGATTTGATCTGCTAGCGTCCAAGTTGCTGCACCGACGACGCGATACCGTCCCGGCTTACGCGAAGTATTATACAGGCGGCACGATTTACCGTCGCAGTGGATTGCAAGAATACGTCAATCGCTTGCACGACGCACCGGATACGGAGCTGGACGTGAAGTTCGCCCAGCGCCGGATGCACGTGCTCAGCCGGCAATCGTTGCGGAAGCTTGCGATGAAAGCTTTCTCGCGCGGCTATCGCAAGAAGGCGGCCAAATCGTTCCAACAACGCTTGGTTCGCCCGAAAGAGGGGATGGCGTTTCTTTACGAGAAGATGCTGGAGATCGTCGAGCGACAGGGCGTGCAGGTACTCACAAACTGCCAAGTGGAATCGGTTCGCCGTGAAGGGGAAGAATTCGTCCTCGTCCACTCAGGTGGGCAAGAGGAACGTTATGACCGCATCATCTCCACGATTCCCATGCCGGTGATGTCGCGGCTGATCGGACGTGAGCCGGAGACGAACATTGAGAATCGCGATCTTATTTCGCTGTTCTACCGCGGAAAGTTCGTCAATCAGGCGGCAGCTTTCTTTAATTTCACCTATTCTGGAAAATGGAAACGGATCACGGTTTTCTCGAAGTTTTATGGAATGGAAGAAGGCCAGGATTACTTCACCGTCGAGGTGACTGCCCAAGATGCTTCCTCGGGTGCCGTTGATGAGGCTCGCCGCGACTTTGAGGAACACGCGCGGAAGTTCAACCTTTTGGAAGGCGAACCGGAATATGTTGGTAGCGAGATCACGCCACGTGCCTACCCGATTTACCGTCGCGGCCAAATGCCAGCGATCGAGCGAGAGAAGCAGGCGCTCCGCGACTTTGGGATCGACCTTGTCGGGCGCCAAGGGAACTTCGAGTATGTGATCTCAGACGTGGTTGCACAAAGAGCGCACACGTTGGTAGATAAAATGGCCGGCGAACTGGAGCTGACCGCCGCTTCCTAG